From one Streptomyces sp. N50 genomic stretch:
- a CDS encoding phosphatidylinositol mannoside acyltransferase, with amino-acid sequence MSSAQERLTDALYGLGWSAVKKLPEPAAVRLGRTVADLAWKRRGKGVRRLESNYARVVPDASPERLAELSRAGMRSYLRYWMESFRLPAWSAERIRTGFEPKDVHHLTDGIASDRGVILALPHMANWDLAGAWVTTKLETPFTTVAERLKPETLYDRFVAYREGLGMEVLPHSGGTAFGTLARRLRDGGLVCLVAERDLSASGVEVKFFGEPTRMPAGPALLAQQTGALLLPVTLWYDDSPVMKGRVHPPVEVPESGDRAEKTSVITQALADAFATGIADHPEDWHMLQRLWLADLDPTKGPS; translated from the coding sequence GTGAGCAGTGCCCAGGAGCGGCTGACGGACGCGCTCTACGGCCTGGGCTGGAGCGCAGTCAAGAAGCTCCCCGAACCGGCCGCCGTCCGGCTCGGCCGCACCGTCGCCGACCTCGCCTGGAAGCGGCGCGGCAAGGGCGTGCGGCGGCTGGAGAGCAACTACGCGCGCGTGGTGCCCGACGCGAGCCCCGAGCGGCTCGCCGAGCTCTCGCGCGCGGGCATGCGGTCGTACCTGCGCTACTGGATGGAGTCCTTCCGGCTCCCCGCCTGGAGCGCCGAACGGATCCGCACGGGCTTCGAGCCCAAGGACGTCCACCACCTCACCGACGGCATCGCCTCCGACCGCGGTGTCATCCTCGCGCTGCCCCACATGGCCAACTGGGACCTCGCCGGCGCCTGGGTCACCACCAAGCTGGAGACCCCGTTCACCACGGTGGCCGAACGCCTCAAGCCGGAGACGCTCTACGACCGTTTCGTCGCCTACCGCGAGGGCCTCGGCATGGAGGTCCTCCCGCACAGCGGCGGCACCGCCTTCGGCACCCTGGCCCGGCGCCTGCGCGACGGCGGCCTGGTCTGCCTCGTCGCGGAGCGCGACCTGTCCGCCTCCGGTGTCGAGGTCAAGTTCTTCGGCGAGCCCACCCGTATGCCCGCAGGACCGGCCCTCCTGGCCCAGCAGACCGGCGCACTCCTGCTCCCCGTGACCCTCTGGTACGACGACTCACCGGTCATGAAGGGCCGCGTCCATCCGCCGGTCGAGGTGCCCGAGTCAGGTGACCGGGCCGAGAAGACGTCTGTCATCACACAGGCGCTGGCAGACGCTTTCGCCACCGGCATCGCCGACCACCCGGAGGACTGGCACATGCTGCAGCGTTTGTGGCTCGCGGATCTCGACCCCACGAAGGGGCCCTCGTGA
- the pgsA gene encoding phosphatidylinositol phosphate synthase, translating into MLNKYARAFFTRVLTPFAAFLIRRGVSPDTVTLLGTAGVVAGALVFYPMGEFFWGTVVITLFVFSDLVDGNMARQLGRSSRWGAFLDSTLDRVADSAVFGGLALWYAGGGDNIALCAVSIFCLASGQVVSYTKARGESIGLPVAVNGLVERAERLVISLVACGLAGLHKFGVPGIQWLLPIALWIVAVGSLVTLIQRVVTVRREAAEADATAAQEAQEAPEQHSSGATP; encoded by the coding sequence ATGCTGAACAAGTACGCGCGTGCATTCTTCACGCGTGTCCTCACGCCGTTCGCCGCGTTTCTGATCCGCCGGGGCGTCAGCCCCGACACGGTCACCCTCCTCGGCACCGCCGGAGTGGTCGCGGGCGCGCTGGTCTTCTACCCCATGGGCGAGTTCTTCTGGGGCACGGTCGTGATCACGCTGTTCGTGTTCTCCGACCTCGTCGACGGCAACATGGCCCGCCAGCTGGGCCGTTCCAGCCGCTGGGGCGCCTTCCTGGACTCCACGCTGGACCGGGTCGCTGACAGCGCGGTCTTCGGCGGCCTGGCCCTCTGGTACGCGGGCGGCGGCGACAACATCGCCCTGTGCGCCGTCTCGATCTTCTGCCTGGCCAGCGGCCAGGTGGTGTCGTACACCAAGGCGCGCGGCGAGTCGATCGGCCTGCCGGTCGCCGTCAACGGCCTGGTGGAGCGCGCCGAGCGACTGGTGATCTCCCTCGTCGCCTGCGGTCTCGCCGGTCTGCACAAGTTCGGCGTCCCGGGCATCCAGTGGCTGCTGCCGATCGCGCTGTGGATCGTCGCCGTCGGCAGCCTGGTCACGCTGATCCAGCGGGTCGTCACCGTCCGCCGGGAAGCCGCCGAGGCCGACGCCACGGCGGCCCAGGAGGCGCAGGAGGCCCCGGAACAGCACAGCAGCGGGGCGACTCCGTGA
- a CDS encoding elongation factor G-like protein EF-G2 — MGDKANAHPGAAGRATAADQPASVRNVVLVGHSGSGKTTLVEALALTAGAVNRAGRVEDGGTVSDYDEIEHRQQRSVQLSLVPVDWDGYKVNLLDTPGYADFVGELRAGLRAADAALFVVSASDGVDGSTRMVWEECAAVGMPRAIVITHLESARADFESMTRYCAEAFGADDPDAVLPLYLPLHGAPGPDGHAPVAGLVGLLSQKLFDYASGERKESEPGPDQLPRIEEARNRLIEGIIAESEDETLMDRYLGGEEIDVKTLIGDLERAVARGVFFPVLAAAPAAEGARQGLGTVELLELITGGFPTPLERAAPGVTTVDGRARELKPCDPNGPLVAEVVKTASDPYVGRVSLVRVFSGTLRPDATVHVSGHGLADRGHEDHDVDERVGALSAPFGKQQRALTHCIAGDLACVAKLGRAETGDTLSAKDDPLLMEPWEMPDPLLPLAIQAHSKADEDKLSQGLSRLVAEDPTMRLEQNQDTHQVVLWCLGEAHADVALERLRSRYGVQVDLVPHKVSLRETFAAKAQGRGRHVKQSGGHGQFAICEIEVEPLPGGTGIEFVDKVIGGAVPRQFIPSVEKGVRAQAARGVAAGHPLLDVRITLLDGKAHSVDSSDAAFQTAGALALREAAVDAKIHLLEPVAEVTVLVGDDYVGAVMSDLSGRRGRVLGTEQTTGGRTLIRAEVPEIEIGRYAVDLRSLSHGTARFNRAYARHEPMPPQIAERIREEAGDA, encoded by the coding sequence ATGGGCGACAAGGCGAACGCACACCCCGGAGCCGCCGGCAGGGCTACGGCGGCCGACCAACCCGCGTCCGTACGGAATGTGGTGCTGGTCGGCCACTCCGGATCGGGCAAGACGACTCTGGTGGAGGCCCTCGCGCTGACCGCGGGGGCGGTGAACCGGGCGGGCCGCGTGGAGGACGGCGGCACCGTCTCCGACTACGACGAGATCGAGCACCGGCAGCAGCGCTCGGTGCAGCTCTCCCTGGTGCCCGTCGACTGGGACGGGTACAAGGTCAATCTTCTCGACACCCCCGGGTACGCCGATTTCGTCGGCGAGTTGAGGGCCGGTCTGCGCGCGGCGGACGCGGCCCTCTTCGTCGTCTCGGCCTCCGACGGGGTGGACGGCTCGACCCGCATGGTGTGGGAGGAGTGCGCGGCGGTGGGCATGCCGCGCGCCATCGTCATCACGCATCTGGAGTCCGCCCGCGCGGACTTCGAGTCGATGACCCGGTACTGCGCGGAGGCCTTCGGCGCGGACGACCCCGACGCGGTACTCCCCCTGTACCTCCCGCTGCACGGCGCGCCGGGGCCGGACGGGCACGCGCCCGTGGCCGGTCTGGTCGGGCTGCTGTCGCAGAAGCTGTTCGACTACGCGTCCGGGGAGCGCAAGGAGTCCGAGCCCGGGCCGGACCAGCTGCCGCGGATCGAGGAGGCCCGCAACCGGCTCATCGAGGGGATCATCGCGGAGAGCGAGGACGAGACCCTCATGGACCGCTATCTCGGCGGCGAGGAGATCGACGTCAAGACGCTGATCGGCGACCTGGAACGGGCCGTGGCACGCGGGGTCTTCTTTCCCGTTCTGGCGGCCGCTCCCGCCGCCGAGGGCGCCCGGCAGGGTCTGGGCACCGTCGAGCTGCTGGAGCTGATCACAGGCGGCTTCCCGACCCCGCTGGAGCGCGCGGCGCCCGGGGTCACCACGGTCGACGGCAGGGCGCGGGAGCTCAAGCCGTGCGACCCGAACGGTCCGCTGGTCGCCGAGGTCGTGAAGACCGCCTCCGACCCGTACGTCGGCCGCGTCTCCCTGGTGCGCGTGTTCTCCGGGACGCTGCGGCCCGACGCGACCGTCCACGTCTCCGGGCACGGGCTCGCCGACCGCGGGCACGAGGACCACGATGTCGACGAACGCGTCGGCGCCCTGTCCGCGCCCTTCGGCAAGCAGCAGCGGGCGCTCACGCACTGCATCGCGGGCGACCTCGCGTGCGTGGCGAAGCTGGGCCGCGCGGAGACCGGGGACACCCTTTCGGCCAAGGACGACCCGCTCCTCATGGAGCCCTGGGAGATGCCCGACCCGCTGCTGCCGCTCGCCATCCAGGCGCACAGCAAGGCCGACGAGGACAAGCTCTCGCAGGGCCTGAGCAGGCTCGTCGCCGAGGACCCCACCATGCGCCTGGAGCAGAACCAGGACACCCACCAGGTCGTCCTGTGGTGCCTCGGCGAGGCCCACGCGGACGTCGCGCTGGAGCGGCTGCGCAGCCGCTACGGCGTCCAGGTCGACCTCGTGCCGCACAAGGTCTCCCTACGGGAGACGTTCGCCGCCAAGGCGCAGGGGCGCGGCCGGCACGTCAAACAGTCCGGCGGGCACGGGCAGTTCGCGATCTGCGAGATCGAGGTCGAGCCGCTGCCGGGCGGTACGGGCATCGAGTTCGTGGACAAGGTCATCGGCGGCGCAGTGCCGCGGCAGTTCATCCCGTCGGTGGAGAAGGGCGTAAGGGCCCAGGCGGCGAGGGGAGTCGCGGCCGGCCATCCGCTTCTCGATGTACGGATCACGCTCCTGGACGGCAAGGCGCACTCGGTGGACTCCTCGGACGCCGCGTTCCAGACGGCCGGGGCGCTCGCCCTGCGGGAGGCCGCGGTGGACGCGAAGATCCATCTCCTGGAACCGGTGGCCGAGGTGACCGTGCTGGTCGGCGACGACTACGTGGGCGCGGTCATGAGCGACCTCTCCGGGCGCCGGGGCCGCGTGCTCGGCACCGAGCAGACGACCGGCGGCCGCACCCTGATCCGCGCCGAGGTACCGGAGATAGAGATCGGCCGCTACGCCGTGGACCTCCGCTCCCTCTCGCACGGCACCGCGCGCTTCAACCGCGCCTACGCCCGCCACGAGCCGATGCCTCCGCAGATCGCCGAACGGATCCGCGAAGAGGCGGGCGACGCCTAG